From Anomalospiza imberbis isolate Cuckoo-Finch-1a 21T00152 chromosome 6, ASM3175350v1, whole genome shotgun sequence, one genomic window encodes:
- the PRIMA1 gene encoding proline-rich membrane anchor 1 isoform X2: MLLRQLLGLLRYCWPSLLLHCALHPLWGSLQVTQGEPQKSCSKPVAEKFTESCQEICQCRPPPLLPPPPPPPPPPRLLAVPTPKSTFCPTEETWWPGLVIIIAVCCTTLVFLFVVVIICYKAIKRTRTS; encoded by the exons ATGCTGCTccggcagctgctggggctgctccgcTACTGCTggccctccctgctgctgcactgtGCCCTCCACCCGCTCTGGGGGTCCCTCCAG GTCACTCAGGGTGAGCCCCAGAAGTCATGCTCCAAGCCTGTAGCAGAGAAATTTACAGAGAGCTGCCAGGAAATTTGCCAGTGCAGGCCACCTCCACTGTTACCACCGCCTCCTCCACCTCCACCGCCCCCGAGATTGTTAGCAGTGCCAA CTCCCAAGTCTACCTTTTGTCCCACTGAAGAGACCTGGTGGCCAGGCCTGGTTATTATCATTGCAGTATGCTGCACCACACTAGTGTTCCTCTTTGTAGTTGTCATCATTTGCTACAAAGCCATAAAAAG